A single window of Actinomycetota bacterium DNA harbors:
- a CDS encoding FmdB family transcriptional regulator: MPTYEYACRDCGEHLEVVQSFRDDALTECPACHGRLRKVFSAAGIVFKGSGWHIKDYARSSGGEPKTPQADGDSKADGDSKADGASKADRASKKATASEGKKGQAGDSSSGGEKQSA; the protein is encoded by the coding sequence ATGCCGACGTACGAGTACGCGTGCCGTGACTGCGGCGAGCACCTCGAGGTGGTTCAGTCGTTCCGCGACGACGCCCTGACCGAGTGTCCCGCCTGCCACGGCCGGCTCCGGAAGGTGTTCAGCGCTGCAGGCATCGTCTTCAAGGGGTCGGGCTGGCACATCAAGGACTACGCGAGGTCGTCCGGTGGCGAGCCGAAGACGCCGCAGGCGGATGGCGACTCCAAGGCGGATGGTGACTCGAAGGCGGATGGCGCCTCCAAGGCGGATCGGGCGTCCAAGAAGGCGACGGCCTCTGAGGGCAAGAAGGGTCAGGCGGGAGACTCGTCGAGCGGCGGTGAGAAACAGAGCGCCTAG
- a CDS encoding 5-formyltetrahydrofolate cyclo-ligase, with translation MTVEEVTRRKRELRRDGRIRRADLVPAERARASADAARHLLELPELTGRRLVAFYAPLGNEADPLPAARTLLRRGVAIALPRVEATELVLVATPDLDALSTGYRGVREPLGPAVDPAGVAAIVLPGVAFDRRGGRLGQGGGHYDRLLAALPRDITRIGFCFACQLVAEVPSSPHDELVDVVVTEEGVIRARPDVA, from the coding sequence GTGACGGTGGAGGAGGTCACGCGGCGGAAGCGTGAGCTGCGCCGCGACGGCCGCATCCGTCGCGCCGACCTGGTGCCCGCTGAACGCGCCCGCGCCTCCGCCGATGCCGCCCGTCACCTGCTCGAGCTGCCGGAGCTGACGGGTCGGCGTCTGGTGGCGTTCTACGCCCCGTTGGGCAACGAGGCTGACCCGCTCCCGGCTGCGCGAACGCTGCTGCGACGTGGGGTGGCGATCGCTCTGCCGCGGGTCGAGGCCACCGAGCTCGTGCTGGTCGCGACCCCCGACCTGGATGCACTGTCGACCGGCTACCGGGGCGTCCGCGAGCCGTTGGGACCGGCGGTCGACCCTGCGGGGGTGGCCGCGATCGTGCTCCCAGGGGTGGCGTTCGATCGGCGCGGTGGCCGGCTCGGGCAAGGCGGCGGCCACTACGATCGGCTGCTGGCGGCCCTTCCGCGCGACATCACCCGGATCGGGTTCTGCTTCGCCTGCCAGCTGGTCGCCGAGGTTCCGAGCTCGCCGCACGACGAACTGGTTGATGTCGTGGTCACCGAGGAGGGCGTCATCCGCGCCCGGCCGGACGTCGCTTGA